One Orcinus orca chromosome 7, mOrcOrc1.1, whole genome shotgun sequence genomic window carries:
- the GAD1 gene encoding glutamate decarboxylase 1 isoform X1, whose amino-acid sequence MASSTPSSSATSSNAGADPNTTNLRPTTYDTWCGVAHGCTRKLGLKICGFLQRTNSLEEKSRLVSAFKERQSSKNLLSCENSDRDGRFQRTETDFSNLFARDLLPAKNGEEQTVQFLLEVVDILLNYVRKTFDRSTKVLDFHHPHQLLEGMEGFNLELSDHPESLEQILVDCRDTLKYGVRTGHPRFFNQLSTGLDIIGLAGEWLTSTANTNMFTYEIAPVFVLMEQITLKKMREIIGWSSKDGDGIFSPGGAISNMYSIMAARYKYFPEVKTKGMAAVPKLVLFTSEHSHYSIKKAGAALGFGTDNVILIKCNERGKIIPADLEAKILEAKQKGYIPLYVNATAGTTVYGAFDPIQEIADICEKYNLWLHVDAAWGGGLLMSQKHRHKLSGIERANSVTWNPHKMMGVLLQCSAILVKEKGILQGCNQMCAGYLFQPDKQYDVSYDTGDKAIQCGRHVDIFKFWLMWKAKGTVGFENQINKCLELAEYLYAKIKNREEFEMVFDGEPEHTNVCFWYIPQSLRGVLDSPERREKLHKVAPKIKALMMESGTTMVGYQPQGDKANFFRMVVSNPAATQSDIDFLIEEIERLGQDL is encoded by the exons GCTTCTTGCAAAGGACCAACAGCCTGGAAGAGAAGAGCAGGCTTGTGAGTGCCTTCAAGGAGAGGCAGTCCTCCAAGAATCTGCTTTCCTGTGAAAACAGCGACAGGGATGGCCGCTTCCAGCGCACAGAGACCGACTTCTCCAACCTGTTTGCTCGAG ATCTGCTTCCGGCTAAGAATGGGGAGGAGCAAACTGTGCAGTTCCTGCTGGAGGTGGTAGACATACTCCTCAACTACGTCCGCAAGACATTCGATCGCTCCACCAAGGTGCTGGACTTCCACCACCCCCACCAGCTGCTGGAAGGCATGGAGGGCTTCAACCTGGAACTCTCTGACCACCCTGAGTCCCTGGAGCAGATCCTGGTTGACTGCAGAGACACCCTGAAATATGGCGTCCGCACAG GTCATCCTCGATTTTTCAACCAGCTCTCCACTGGATTGGATATCATTGGATTAGCTGGCGAATGGCTGACATCAACTGCCAATACCAATAT GTTTACATATGAAATTGCACCAGTGTTTGTCCTCATGGAGCAAATAACACTTAAGAAGATGAGAGAGATAATTGGATGGTCAAGTAAAGATGGTGATGGGATATTTTCTCCTG GGGGAGCCATATCCAACATGTACAGCATCATGGCGGCTCGCTACAAGTACTTCCCGGAAGTTAAGACAAAGGGCATGGCAGCCGTACCCAAGCTGGTCCTCTTCACCTCAGAACAC AGTCACTATTCCATAAAGAAAGCTGGGGCTGCACTTGGCTTTGGAACCGACAATGTGATTTTGATAAAGTGCAATGAAAG GGGGAAGATAATTCCAGCTGATTTAGAGGCAAAAATTCTTGAAGCCAAGCAAAAG GGATACATTCCTCTGTATGTCAATGCAACTGCCGGCACGACTGTTTATGGCGCTTTTGATCCCATACAGGAGATTGCAGATATATGTGAGAAATACAACCTCTGGCTGCATGTCGAT GCTGCCTGGGGTGGCGGGCTGCTCATGTCTCAGAAGCACCGCCATAAACTCAGCGGCATAGAAAG GGCCAACTCAGTCACCTGGAATCCTCACAAGATGATGGGCGTGCTGTTGCAGTGCTCCGCCATCCTGGTCAAGGAAAAG GGTATCCTCCAAGGATGCAACCAGATGTGTGCAGGGTACCTCTTCCAGCCAGACAAGCAGTATGACGTCTCCTACGACACTGGGGATAAAGCCATTCAGTGTGGCCGCCATGTGGACATCTTCAAGTTCTGGCTGATGTGGAAAGCAAAG gGCACAGTGGGCTTTGAAAATCAGATCAACAAATGCTTGGAGCTGGCAGAATACCTCTATGCCAAGATTAAAAACAGAGAGGAATTTGAGATGGTTTTTGATGGTGAG CCTGAGCACACGAATGTCTGTTTCTGGTATATTCCACAAAGCCTCAGGGGCGTTCTGGATAGCCCTGAGCGCCGGGAAAAACTACACAAG GTGGCCCCGAAAATCAAAGCCCTGATGATGGAGTCTGGCACGACCATGGTTGGCTACCAGCCTCAGGGGGACAAGGCCAACTTCTTCCGGATGGTCGTCTCCAACCCAGCCGCTACCCAGTCTGATATCGACTTCCTCATTGAGGAAATAGAGAGGCTGGGCCAGGATCTGTAA
- the GAD1 gene encoding glutamate decarboxylase 1 isoform X2 produces the protein MRCVGPRCLCVPFPSRCGRPSSLRDGNQGTGPAAYDTWCGVAHGCTRKLGLKICGFLQRTNSLEEKSRLVSAFKERQSSKNLLSCENSDRDGRFQRTETDFSNLFARDLLPAKNGEEQTVQFLLEVVDILLNYVRKTFDRSTKVLDFHHPHQLLEGMEGFNLELSDHPESLEQILVDCRDTLKYGVRTGHPRFFNQLSTGLDIIGLAGEWLTSTANTNMFTYEIAPVFVLMEQITLKKMREIIGWSSKDGDGIFSPGGAISNMYSIMAARYKYFPEVKTKGMAAVPKLVLFTSEHSHYSIKKAGAALGFGTDNVILIKCNERGKIIPADLEAKILEAKQKGYIPLYVNATAGTTVYGAFDPIQEIADICEKYNLWLHVDAAWGGGLLMSQKHRHKLSGIERANSVTWNPHKMMGVLLQCSAILVKEKGILQGCNQMCAGYLFQPDKQYDVSYDTGDKAIQCGRHVDIFKFWLMWKAKGTVGFENQINKCLELAEYLYAKIKNREEFEMVFDGEPEHTNVCFWYIPQSLRGVLDSPERREKLHKVAPKIKALMMESGTTMVGYQPQGDKANFFRMVVSNPAATQSDIDFLIEEIERLGQDL, from the exons GCTTCTTGCAAAGGACCAACAGCCTGGAAGAGAAGAGCAGGCTTGTGAGTGCCTTCAAGGAGAGGCAGTCCTCCAAGAATCTGCTTTCCTGTGAAAACAGCGACAGGGATGGCCGCTTCCAGCGCACAGAGACCGACTTCTCCAACCTGTTTGCTCGAG ATCTGCTTCCGGCTAAGAATGGGGAGGAGCAAACTGTGCAGTTCCTGCTGGAGGTGGTAGACATACTCCTCAACTACGTCCGCAAGACATTCGATCGCTCCACCAAGGTGCTGGACTTCCACCACCCCCACCAGCTGCTGGAAGGCATGGAGGGCTTCAACCTGGAACTCTCTGACCACCCTGAGTCCCTGGAGCAGATCCTGGTTGACTGCAGAGACACCCTGAAATATGGCGTCCGCACAG GTCATCCTCGATTTTTCAACCAGCTCTCCACTGGATTGGATATCATTGGATTAGCTGGCGAATGGCTGACATCAACTGCCAATACCAATAT GTTTACATATGAAATTGCACCAGTGTTTGTCCTCATGGAGCAAATAACACTTAAGAAGATGAGAGAGATAATTGGATGGTCAAGTAAAGATGGTGATGGGATATTTTCTCCTG GGGGAGCCATATCCAACATGTACAGCATCATGGCGGCTCGCTACAAGTACTTCCCGGAAGTTAAGACAAAGGGCATGGCAGCCGTACCCAAGCTGGTCCTCTTCACCTCAGAACAC AGTCACTATTCCATAAAGAAAGCTGGGGCTGCACTTGGCTTTGGAACCGACAATGTGATTTTGATAAAGTGCAATGAAAG GGGGAAGATAATTCCAGCTGATTTAGAGGCAAAAATTCTTGAAGCCAAGCAAAAG GGATACATTCCTCTGTATGTCAATGCAACTGCCGGCACGACTGTTTATGGCGCTTTTGATCCCATACAGGAGATTGCAGATATATGTGAGAAATACAACCTCTGGCTGCATGTCGAT GCTGCCTGGGGTGGCGGGCTGCTCATGTCTCAGAAGCACCGCCATAAACTCAGCGGCATAGAAAG GGCCAACTCAGTCACCTGGAATCCTCACAAGATGATGGGCGTGCTGTTGCAGTGCTCCGCCATCCTGGTCAAGGAAAAG GGTATCCTCCAAGGATGCAACCAGATGTGTGCAGGGTACCTCTTCCAGCCAGACAAGCAGTATGACGTCTCCTACGACACTGGGGATAAAGCCATTCAGTGTGGCCGCCATGTGGACATCTTCAAGTTCTGGCTGATGTGGAAAGCAAAG gGCACAGTGGGCTTTGAAAATCAGATCAACAAATGCTTGGAGCTGGCAGAATACCTCTATGCCAAGATTAAAAACAGAGAGGAATTTGAGATGGTTTTTGATGGTGAG CCTGAGCACACGAATGTCTGTTTCTGGTATATTCCACAAAGCCTCAGGGGCGTTCTGGATAGCCCTGAGCGCCGGGAAAAACTACACAAG GTGGCCCCGAAAATCAAAGCCCTGATGATGGAGTCTGGCACGACCATGGTTGGCTACCAGCCTCAGGGGGACAAGGCCAACTTCTTCCGGATGGTCGTCTCCAACCCAGCCGCTACCCAGTCTGATATCGACTTCCTCATTGAGGAAATAGAGAGGCTGGGCCAGGATCTGTAA